The proteins below are encoded in one region of Flavobacterium nackdongense:
- a CDS encoding Ig-like domain-containing protein, whose translation MKKIYASTLLLLCFLTSSWSQNIVYPWRATTAIVKTGQTFEVWFNAASGQTVNSIELKSPYITLNTSINTVTGNWTYDALSGNKYNQKITVTVPTTAPADRYDLVLLTSSGNITSFGGVKVLKEFKSDYYIMHWSDGHLYQNGYDTNLLMKRKDKMIDIANIIDAEIIIETGDNMYNVRNNPSREVDYFIGNTTQGTKGMAKATAATFMTPGDHEGLNGNDYAQGTVQENSDFFNDYYGLQFHYFKYGNARFMNLNNAWGLSATNNGVHQYEVDESKAWLDGAGSGGNFLVTSGHCYDRIHKFINDYKPLDLVLAGDKHHSGPENPWAIATGSPNIAYIVNSIRDHFQFNIFKVNNSAGTFTKPAGPTAMINVLNSGDEDVPSTWVTNLNLSFSSSNTGTVTSNTATIDNKFDFPITGAKVRFVVPKGNEYTVTNGTITQEFDGTTYHIVDVATDLSANATKAISISKITTIPVTSVSLTPATATIIDGNTQQLSATIAPTNASNKTVSWSSSNTAVATVTTSGLVTAIAAGTATITVTTQDGSKTDTSVITVTVPVTSVSVSPATATIIDGNTQQLTATIAPTNASNKTVSWSSSNTAVATVNASGLVTAVAAGTATITVTTQDGSKPDTSVITVTVPVTSVSVSPATATIIDGNTQQLTATIAPTNASNKTVSWSSSNTAVATVNASGLVTAIAAGTATITVTTQDGSKTDTSVITVTAVIAGPQVLQAENAAYSGAVVATNQTGYNGSGFIDFTNNTGDYLQWTVNVPTAGSYDLSIRYSLLTAGRPLELKVNGTVKVASLDFPATGSWSTWSVLTSTQTLIAGSNTIRLTTIGSNGGNIDELTVAPVAKYLDTCDAITNWGSASSNAISYFTTDKKQGSGCIQMIGSTTEEFKKVFSTPFNSGTTIANGALSFWYYVSDVSKIGTVRVELGSGGAADVNELSWALSGLANGWNQIILNTADASIAGTPNMSALNWFRIYDTKTASITTRIDAIQVMDASIPPSTQRKANTLGTVANERTNAATKSITVYPNPYKDGTLSLDILGFEASKAVQLKITNLLGQVIHQEILTDTAHKELNLSGRLNEAVYFISLEDGDNKIVKKLMVK comes from the coding sequence ATGAAAAAAATTTATGCTTCTACATTGCTTTTGCTTTGTTTCTTAACCTCAAGCTGGAGCCAAAATATTGTTTATCCTTGGCGTGCCACAACGGCCATTGTAAAAACCGGGCAAACTTTTGAAGTTTGGTTTAATGCCGCCAGCGGACAAACCGTGAATTCAATTGAACTCAAAAGTCCCTATATTACCCTAAACACATCGATAAATACGGTAACTGGCAATTGGACGTACGATGCATTGTCTGGCAACAAATACAACCAAAAAATTACGGTAACCGTTCCGACAACAGCCCCAGCCGACCGCTATGATTTAGTACTCCTTACTTCGTCTGGCAATATCACTTCCTTTGGCGGTGTCAAAGTGCTCAAAGAATTCAAATCCGATTATTATATTATGCATTGGTCCGATGGGCATTTGTACCAAAACGGTTATGACACCAACCTTTTAATGAAAAGAAAGGATAAAATGATTGATATTGCTAATATTATCGACGCTGAAATCATCATTGAAACGGGTGACAATATGTATAATGTTCGAAATAATCCTTCCCGTGAAGTTGATTATTTTATTGGCAATACAACGCAAGGCACAAAAGGAATGGCCAAAGCAACGGCTGCCACTTTTATGACACCAGGCGACCACGAAGGATTAAACGGCAACGACTATGCGCAAGGAACCGTTCAGGAAAACTCAGACTTCTTTAATGATTATTATGGCTTGCAATTTCATTATTTCAAATATGGAAATGCACGCTTTATGAATTTAAATAATGCTTGGGGATTATCAGCAACCAATAATGGCGTTCACCAATATGAAGTAGATGAGTCGAAAGCTTGGCTAGATGGCGCAGGTAGTGGTGGAAATTTTTTAGTTACTTCGGGTCATTGTTACGATAGAATACATAAGTTCATAAATGATTATAAACCGCTTGATTTGGTTTTAGCGGGAGACAAGCATCATTCTGGACCGGAAAATCCGTGGGCAATAGCAACAGGAAGCCCGAACATCGCCTACATTGTGAACTCTATACGGGATCATTTTCAATTTAATATCTTCAAAGTAAACAACTCCGCTGGAACATTTACAAAACCTGCAGGTCCTACAGCGATGATTAATGTCCTCAATAGTGGTGACGAAGATGTACCATCGACTTGGGTAACCAACTTAAATTTATCCTTTTCCAGTTCAAATACGGGTACAGTTACTTCCAATACTGCCACAATTGATAATAAATTCGATTTCCCAATAACAGGAGCAAAAGTGCGGTTTGTTGTACCCAAAGGCAATGAGTATACTGTTACCAATGGAACAATTACGCAGGAATTTGATGGAACTACCTACCACATCGTTGATGTTGCAACCGATCTTAGTGCCAATGCTACTAAAGCGATTAGCATTTCTAAAATTACTACCATTCCTGTTACAAGCGTAAGCCTGACACCGGCGACTGCAACAATTATCGACGGAAATACCCAACAACTTTCGGCTACTATTGCACCCACAAATGCTAGCAATAAAACAGTAAGCTGGTCTTCCTCCAATACTGCTGTGGCCACTGTTACAACTTCAGGTTTGGTTACTGCTATAGCGGCTGGAACGGCGACGATAACAGTTACGACCCAAGATGGAAGCAAAACGGATACTTCGGTAATTACAGTAACTGTTCCTGTAACTAGTGTGAGTGTTTCTCCAGCAACTGCAACAATTATCGACGGAAATACCCAACAACTTACCGCTACTATTGCACCCACAAATGCCAGCAATAAAACAGTGAGCTGGTCTTCATCGAATACGGCTGTGGCTACGGTAAATGCATCTGGATTGGTCACTGCGGTTGCGGCTGGAACGGCGACGATAACAGTTACGACCCAAGATGGAAGCAAACCGGATACATCGGTAATTACAGTAACTGTTCCTGTAACTAGTGTGAGTGTTTCTCCAGCAACTGCAACAATTATCGACGGAAATACCCAACAACTTACCGCTACTATTGCACCCACAAATGCAAGCAATAAAACAGTGAGCTGGTCTTCATCGAATACGGCTGTGGCTACGGTAAATGCATCTGGATTGGTCACTGCTATAGCGGCTGGAACGGCGACGATAACAGTTACAACCCAGGATGGAAGCAAAACGGATACTTCGGTAATTACAGTAACTGCAGTAATTGCCGGACCTCAAGTGCTTCAGGCTGAAAACGCTGCTTATAGTGGAGCCGTTGTTGCTACCAATCAAACAGGATACAATGGCAGTGGCTTCATTGATTTTACCAACAATACAGGAGACTATCTACAATGGACAGTCAACGTCCCCACCGCAGGATCCTACGATTTAAGTATTAGATACTCCTTATTAACTGCTGGCCGCCCTCTTGAACTCAAAGTAAATGGAACTGTAAAAGTGGCTTCATTAGATTTTCCTGCCACAGGATCTTGGTCTACTTGGTCCGTGCTCACTAGCACGCAAACCTTGATTGCAGGAAGCAATACCATCAGGTTAACCACTATTGGCAGCAATGGCGGAAATATTGATGAATTGACTGTGGCTCCCGTCGCCAAATATTTAGATACTTGCGACGCAATAACCAACTGGGGGTCAGCAAGCTCTAACGCTATTTCGTATTTTACTACCGACAAAAAACAAGGCTCGGGTTGCATTCAAATGATAGGCAGCACGACAGAGGAATTCAAAAAAGTATTCTCTACTCCTTTCAATTCAGGAACTACCATCGCCAATGGCGCCTTGTCTTTCTGGTATTATGTGTCAGATGTTTCCAAAATCGGAACCGTTAGAGTCGAATTAGGCAGCGGTGGCGCCGCAGATGTCAATGAATTAAGCTGGGCTTTGAGTGGATTAGCTAATGGGTGGAATCAAATCATTCTTAATACGGCCGACGCCAGTATTGCGGGAACTCCAAATATGAGCGCCCTGAATTGGTTCCGCATTTATGACACTAAAACAGCGAGCATCACCACACGAATCGACGCAATTCAAGTTATGGATGCCAGCATACCTCCTAGTACGCAACGAAAAGCAAATACCTTAGGAACAGTAGCGAATGAGCGTACTAATGCTGCTACAAAATCCATTACCGTTTATCCAAATCCATACAAAGACGGCACATTGTCACTAGATATTCTTGGTTTTGAAGCATCGAAAGCAGTCCAACTTAAAATCACCAATTTGTTAGGGCAAGTGATTCATCAAGAAATCTTAACCGATACGGCG
- a CDS encoding DUF5010 domain-containing protein — MKKQRLQISLLMIGFFMSIPIAFSQDVGATFCWQYQEIYGGHRGYIYNKSIVTDNLPSTTTPEWIGMTQWWENLAEEIDYSGIDFIALLSRGDQPNAPDRGNGNPTHIAKMVTAMTTRGTTNFKLAIFDDCPNSWTGSKNWNESGGTDYNTTTNKFDCSVTANYKYIWDYNLRPAIAAIPDNKRYKIDGRMAIFFWSVKPTWMSNTQGNLSKILNHIRTKCQTEFGFVPYIIIDKDWLDNDSTLSTATVDQVHGWFSAAGNTSYTLETWNGKKAGALCPGFGKPTETTAFLDPSMGTTDNGKRLKTGLTATVDSGARTTLVEGFTDSAEGAALWRSNDSDYYDYPNQRLNILRRYTSDPYPTNLKVEAEACDFNSDVTATNTGGKFLKAGNLDVEECSDQYSGWNVTDTQANEWMEWRELPLLKETKFKLRYKSTAAASIKFSVDGTALSTISLASTAGAWTTIDAGNYSTANNSLHTVRLTIVSGSPDINYFSRVNAIVVVTSVAVTPATATITDGATQQLTATVAPSNASNKTVTWTSSNTAVATVNASGLVTAVNPGTATITATTQDGAKTDTSVITVTGVSNVMQNLQAESATYVGAVLATNQTGYKGTGFVDFVNDTGDYIQWSVNVPTAGTYELSFRYALPNGGRPLELKVNGTAKIASFDFPATGLWNTWSTVSTSQTLNAGNNTIRLTTIGSNGGNIDLLSVAPYVDTCDALSTWDSAAANALTYTSTNKKQGTGAVQMVGSGTEEFKKVFSPAFNSGTTVANGLLNFWYYISDVSKTGTVIVELGSGGAADVNELSWSLSGLVNGWNEISLPLSSANQTGTANLNAINWFRLFSSKTASITTRIDAIQLLNSATVASSQRKANTLGTVENSLTNAATKSITVYPNPYKDGTLSLDILGFEASKAVQLKITNLLGQVIHQEILTDTAHKELNLSGRLNEAVYFISLEDGDNKIVKKLMVK; from the coding sequence TGCTTATGATTGGTTTTTTTATGTCTATCCCCATTGCTTTTTCGCAAGATGTAGGAGCTACCTTTTGTTGGCAATACCAAGAAATTTATGGTGGACATCGTGGTTACATTTACAACAAGTCGATTGTAACAGACAACTTACCCAGCACCACGACCCCTGAATGGATAGGAATGACCCAATGGTGGGAAAATTTAGCCGAAGAAATTGATTATTCAGGAATTGATTTTATCGCTTTATTGAGCCGAGGAGATCAGCCCAATGCGCCCGATCGAGGAAACGGAAACCCCACACATATTGCTAAAATGGTTACTGCAATGACCACCCGGGGAACAACCAATTTCAAATTGGCTATTTTCGATGACTGCCCCAACTCTTGGACCGGAAGTAAAAATTGGAATGAATCTGGTGGGACTGATTACAACACGACAACCAACAAATTTGATTGTAGTGTAACGGCCAACTACAAATACATTTGGGATTACAATCTTAGACCTGCGATTGCAGCAATTCCTGATAACAAACGTTATAAAATAGATGGAAGAATGGCCATCTTTTTTTGGTCAGTAAAACCTACTTGGATGAGCAATACACAAGGGAATCTTTCCAAAATCCTGAATCACATTCGAACCAAATGTCAGACCGAATTTGGATTTGTACCCTATATTATCATTGATAAAGATTGGCTCGATAATGATAGCACTTTATCAACTGCTACTGTTGATCAGGTTCATGGATGGTTTTCGGCTGCGGGAAATACCTCGTACACGCTGGAAACTTGGAATGGAAAAAAAGCAGGGGCTCTCTGCCCTGGCTTTGGTAAACCGACCGAAACAACTGCTTTCTTAGACCCGAGCATGGGCACTACAGATAATGGAAAGCGATTAAAAACTGGCCTAACTGCGACTGTGGATTCCGGAGCCAGAACTACCTTGGTAGAGGGCTTTACTGATTCAGCCGAGGGAGCCGCTTTATGGCGTAGCAATGACAGTGACTATTACGATTATCCAAATCAAAGACTCAACATTTTGAGAAGATACACTAGCGACCCCTATCCCACTAACCTCAAAGTGGAAGCCGAAGCTTGTGACTTTAATTCAGATGTCACTGCCACCAATACTGGAGGTAAATTTTTGAAAGCAGGAAATCTGGATGTTGAAGAATGTTCAGACCAATATAGCGGATGGAATGTAACCGATACCCAAGCCAATGAATGGATGGAATGGAGAGAATTACCACTATTGAAAGAAACCAAATTCAAACTCCGATACAAATCAACAGCAGCTGCATCTATTAAATTTTCGGTAGATGGCACAGCACTTTCCACCATATCCTTAGCTTCAACCGCTGGGGCTTGGACCACAATCGATGCCGGAAATTACTCCACGGCAAACAACAGTTTGCACACCGTGAGGCTAACTATTGTTTCTGGTTCACCTGACATCAATTATTTTTCTAGAGTTAACGCAATCGTTGTAGTGACTAGTGTGGCCGTTACTCCAGCAACTGCCACCATTACCGATGGGGCTACCCAACAACTTACGGCTACTGTAGCACCGAGCAATGCAAGCAATAAAACGGTAACTTGGACTTCTAGTAATACCGCTGTGGCTACGGTCAATGCCTCGGGATTGGTAACTGCAGTAAATCCTGGAACTGCTACCATTACAGCAACTACTCAGGATGGCGCCAAAACAGATACTTCAGTGATTACCGTTACGGGCGTGTCGAATGTAATGCAAAATCTCCAAGCAGAAAGCGCTACTTATGTCGGAGCTGTACTCGCCACCAACCAAACCGGATACAAAGGAACTGGTTTCGTAGATTTTGTAAATGATACTGGTGATTATATTCAATGGTCGGTCAATGTTCCTACTGCTGGAACTTATGAATTGAGCTTTAGATATGCGTTACCAAACGGTGGACGTCCGCTCGAATTAAAAGTAAATGGCACAGCGAAAATCGCCTCTTTCGACTTCCCAGCTACTGGATTATGGAATACTTGGTCCACCGTATCGACCAGCCAAACCTTGAACGCCGGAAATAATACCATCAGACTTACTACTATTGGCAGCAATGGCGGCAATATCGATTTACTTTCTGTAGCGCCTTATGTAGACACTTGCGATGCGTTGAGTACTTGGGATTCGGCTGCAGCCAATGCCCTGACCTATACCTCAACGAATAAAAAACAAGGAACAGGAGCTGTTCAAATGGTAGGCAGTGGCACGGAAGAATTCAAAAAAGTATTTTCTCCTGCCTTCAATTCCGGCACTACTGTGGCCAACGGGCTGTTGAACTTTTGGTACTACATCTCTGATGTGAGCAAAACGGGCACTGTAATTGTCGAGCTAGGAAGCGGAGGTGCAGCAGATGTCAATGAATTAAGTTGGTCCTTAAGCGGCTTAGTCAATGGATGGAATGAAATTAGCTTGCCTTTGAGCAGCGCAAATCAAACAGGTACCGCCAATTTGAATGCGATCAATTGGTTCCGTCTTTTCAGTTCAAAAACGGCGAGTATCACTACCCGAATCGATGCGATTCAACTACTGAATTCCGCCACAGTAGCTTCTTCTCAGCGAAAAGCGAATACCTTAGGAACAGTGGAGAATAGCCTTACTAATGCTGCTACAAAATCCATTACCGTTTATCCAAATCCATACAAAGACGGCACATTGTCACTAGATATTCTTGGTTTTGAAGCATCGAAAGCAGTCCAACTTAAAATCACTAATTTGTTAGGGCAAGTGATTCATCAAGAAATCTTAACGGATACGGCGCACAAAGAATTGAATTTATCCGGACGTTTGAACGAAGCCGTTTACTTTATTTCACTTGAAGATGGTGACAATAAAATAGTCAAAAAACTAATGGTAAAATAA